A window of the Lactobacillus gasseri ATCC 33323 = JCM 1131 genome harbors these coding sequences:
- a CDS encoding APC family permease, whose protein sequence is MKKCIINFRKNFFGGNIVSDKSESLTKLEEDEKYNRLTALKLFAMTSSMVISVNELAPFGKTGPTAVFYLLLAGLIWFVPITQMAGEMASIDGWDKGGIFTWVKGSLGDRAGWTAMFYQWIHITVGMNTMMYVIIGALSITFNTPWFNTTPSIRFLLMMVIIWSITIVEMVGVKKIGHIAEWLFALGIALPVILLIVTFFIYLSQGRPLYMHLNWDNIIPHHLTGTTLVAFVPFVLAFCGGEASAPHAKYLENPKKYSTVMLALAITAISFDLLGSTAIGMSVPKDQIQNSTGFVYTFGKILDSIGLPGDLIKKFIGVLLAAGIIGELGNWLAGPSQGMFEAAKEGYMPKFFAKSTNRDVPMRLIVLQTLIVTASAVLITFTSGKNSDFAFNVSLAATTAQYLMVYILMLISYIILKIRHRNLKRSYYMTKNNALGITIAIIALVITVVAFFISFIPAQGTPAYLREVYIWTMIGLCAIVTILPLVIYHYHHRF, encoded by the coding sequence ATGAAGAAGTGTATAATTAATTTCCGAAAAAACTTTTTCGGAGGAAATATTGTGTCTGACAAAAGCGAATCGCTGACTAAATTAGAAGAGGATGAAAAGTATAACCGACTAACAGCATTGAAGTTATTTGCGATGACTTCATCAATGGTTATTTCAGTTAATGAACTAGCTCCTTTTGGAAAAACTGGACCAACTGCAGTTTTTTATTTACTATTAGCTGGGCTAATATGGTTTGTACCAATTACGCAGATGGCAGGAGAAATGGCTTCTATTGACGGCTGGGATAAGGGTGGAATTTTCACCTGGGTAAAAGGATCGCTGGGAGACCGCGCTGGTTGGACAGCAATGTTTTATCAGTGGATTCACATTACAGTTGGGATGAACACGATGATGTACGTTATTATTGGTGCATTGTCGATTACCTTTAATACCCCCTGGTTTAATACGACACCAAGTATTAGATTTTTGTTGATGATGGTAATTATCTGGTCAATTACCATCGTTGAAATGGTTGGAGTTAAAAAGATTGGTCATATTGCAGAATGGTTATTTGCCTTAGGAATTGCGTTACCAGTTATTTTACTGATCGTTACGTTCTTTATTTATTTAAGTCAAGGGCGTCCCTTATATATGCATTTAAACTGGGATAATATTATTCCGCATCATTTAACTGGGACTACTTTAGTAGCTTTTGTGCCATTTGTGCTTGCCTTTTGTGGTGGGGAAGCATCTGCACCGCACGCTAAATATTTAGAAAACCCTAAGAAGTATTCTACTGTGATGCTTGCTTTAGCAATTACGGCTATTTCTTTTGATTTATTAGGTAGTACAGCAATTGGAATGTCAGTTCCTAAAGATCAAATCCAAAATTCAACTGGTTTTGTCTATACTTTCGGAAAAATTTTAGACTCAATTGGTTTACCTGGTGACTTGATTAAGAAATTTATCGGTGTATTATTAGCAGCTGGTATTATTGGGGAATTAGGTAATTGGCTTGCTGGTCCTAGTCAGGGAATGTTTGAAGCAGCTAAAGAAGGTTACATGCCTAAGTTTTTTGCAAAATCTACTAATCGTGATGTTCCAATGCGATTAATTGTTTTACAGACTTTGATTGTAACGGCATCAGCTGTTTTAATTACTTTTACTAGTGGAAAAAACTCGGATTTTGCCTTTAATGTTTCTTTAGCAGCGACTACTGCGCAATACTTAATGGTTTATATTTTGATGTTAATTTCTTATATTATTTTGAAAATAAGGCATCGAAATTTAAAACGTAGCTATTATATGACTAAAAACAATGCGTTAGGCATTACGATTGCAATTATTGCCCTGGTAATAACTGTAGTTGCTTTCTTTATTTCATTTATTCCTGCTCAAGGCACGCCAGCATACTTAAGAGAAGTTTATATTTGGACGATGATTGGACTTTGCGCAATTGTTACAATTCTACCATTGGTGATTTATCATTATCATCATCGCTTTTAA
- a CDS encoding LysR family transcriptional regulator, which yields MNNPEEIQHFIDVLIKEDSFVKAAKKLYISQPYLTQLIKRIESHLGTPIINRDKKPYSLTQAGLLYYQYLENVSYDKQQLNKKIAKYTHPNKEIIKIGILESLGTYLLPEILPDFLKQNPQVEIQLFENFPRENEKNLLSGNIDCYIGQTPEAIDSSLDIVSNGGEKYYIVISPASPYYQAGKFILDPNELDLKELLQEPFVLSVPGSAIRHQVNGVFQRFHLEPKVVLESKSIITATSLAIHGMGLTISTASIIKRIGETPINLFPISHDLINVVFFIASRRGKNKSKALKNLIREFKTKNLQAMIR from the coding sequence ATGAATAATCCTGAAGAAATACAGCATTTTATTGACGTTTTAATTAAAGAAGATAGCTTTGTCAAAGCTGCTAAAAAATTATATATTTCGCAACCATATTTAACTCAATTAATAAAAAGAATTGAAAGCCATTTGGGTACTCCGATTATTAATCGAGATAAAAAGCCATATTCATTAACGCAAGCAGGGTTACTTTATTATCAATATTTAGAAAATGTCTCCTATGATAAACAGCAATTGAATAAAAAAATTGCTAAATATACACATCCTAATAAAGAAATTATCAAAATTGGTATTTTAGAAAGCTTAGGAACGTATTTACTACCAGAAATATTGCCAGATTTTTTGAAACAAAATCCGCAAGTAGAGATTCAGCTTTTTGAAAATTTTCCTAGGGAAAATGAAAAAAATTTGCTGAGTGGAAATATTGACTGCTACATTGGACAAACTCCTGAAGCAATTGATTCAAGCTTAGATATTGTTAGTAATGGCGGAGAAAAGTATTATATTGTAATTTCACCAGCTTCTCCTTATTATCAAGCTGGAAAGTTTATTCTTGATCCAAATGAATTAGATCTAAAAGAGTTACTACAAGAGCCATTCGTTTTAAGTGTTCCAGGTTCCGCAATTCGCCATCAAGTAAATGGTGTGTTTCAAAGATTTCACTTGGAGCCCAAGGTGGTTTTAGAATCTAAAAGTATTATTACGGCTACTAGTTTAGCAATTCATGGAATGGGGCTAACAATTTCTACGGCTAGTATCATTAAACGAATTGGTGAGACGCCGATTAATTTGTTCCCTATTAGCCATGATCTGATTAATGTCGTTTTCTTTATTGCATCTAGGCGGGGAAAAAACAAATCAAAAGCCCTAAAAAATCTAATTAGAGAATTTAAAACTAAAAACTTACAAGCAATGATTAGATAA
- a CDS encoding flavocytochrome c, with protein MKSGKYEVRAKGHGASFMPMEVTLSEDEIEDIKVDAKGETKGVADEVFRRLPEEIVKNQTLNVDTVSGATISSHGVIDGVASAISKAGGDPDEWKKRAKPAEQREKDETYTTDVVIVGAGGAGLAAAARSIQHNKKVIVLEKFPQIGGNTSRAGGPMNAAEPDWQKQFKALAGEKETLEELAATPIEKIDPEYRTDFKELQKQIKEYVASGANYLFDSKLLHEIQTYLGGKRTDLKGNEIHGNYTLVKELVDNALDSVHWLADLGVVFDRSQVTMPVGALWRRGHKPVEPMGYAFIHVLGDWVKEHGGTILTDTRAKHLIIENGKVCGVIAKKPDGSKITIHAKAVILTAGGFGANTPMVQKYNTYWKHIDDNIATTNSPAITGDGIGLGKEAGADLVGMGFIQMMPVSDPKTGELFTGLQTPPENYIMVNQKGKRFVNEFAERDVLTKAAIDNGGLFYLIADDKIKDTAYNTTQESIDAQVKAGTLFRADSLEELAEQIGMDPDTLVDTIKKYNSYVDAGKDPDFEKSAFNLKCEVAPFYATPRKPAIHHTMGGLKIDTGAHVLDKDGKQISGLYAAGEVAGGIHAGNRLGGNSLADIFTFGRIAANSAIDELEK; from the coding sequence ATGAAATCAGGAAAGTATGAAGTTAGAGCTAAGGGCCATGGCGCAAGTTTCATGCCTATGGAAGTAACCCTCTCTGAAGATGAAATTGAAGATATTAAGGTAGATGCTAAGGGCGAAACTAAGGGTGTGGCAGATGAAGTCTTTAGACGCTTGCCAGAAGAAATTGTTAAAAATCAAACTTTAAATGTTGATACCGTTAGTGGTGCCACTATTTCTAGTCATGGTGTGATTGATGGAGTAGCCAGTGCAATTAGTAAAGCTGGTGGAGACCCTGATGAGTGGAAAAAACGTGCCAAGCCTGCAGAACAAAGAGAAAAAGACGAAACATATACTACTGACGTTGTAATTGTTGGTGCTGGTGGTGCAGGTCTAGCTGCAGCAGCAAGAAGCATTCAACATAATAAAAAGGTTATTGTGCTTGAAAAATTCCCACAAATTGGTGGTAATACCAGTCGTGCTGGTGGCCCAATGAATGCGGCTGAACCTGATTGGCAAAAACAATTTAAAGCTTTAGCTGGTGAAAAGGAAACTCTTGAAGAACTGGCAGCAACTCCAATTGAAAAAATTGATCCAGAATATCGAACAGATTTTAAGGAGTTACAAAAACAAATTAAAGAATATGTTGCTTCTGGAGCTAATTACTTATTCGACTCAAAATTACTTCATGAAATTCAAACTTATTTAGGTGGTAAACGTACAGATTTAAAGGGTAATGAAATTCATGGTAATTATACCTTAGTTAAAGAATTAGTTGATAATGCTTTAGATTCAGTTCACTGGTTGGCAGATTTAGGAGTAGTTTTTGATCGCAGCCAAGTAACAATGCCAGTTGGTGCCTTGTGGAGAAGAGGACACAAGCCGGTTGAGCCAATGGGCTATGCCTTTATTCATGTTTTAGGTGATTGGGTAAAAGAACATGGTGGCACAATTTTAACTGATACTCGTGCTAAGCATTTAATTATTGAAAACGGAAAAGTTTGTGGTGTAATTGCCAAAAAGCCTGATGGCAGTAAAATTACTATTCACGCCAAAGCAGTAATTTTAACTGCTGGAGGATTTGGCGCAAATACGCCAATGGTTCAAAAATATAATACTTATTGGAAACATATTGATGATAATATTGCGACTACTAATTCTCCAGCTATTACTGGTGACGGGATTGGTCTTGGTAAAGAAGCAGGTGCAGATTTAGTTGGAATGGGCTTTATTCAAATGATGCCTGTTTCTGATCCTAAGACTGGTGAACTATTTACTGGTCTTCAAACTCCTCCGGAAAACTATATTATGGTCAATCAAAAGGGAAAGCGTTTCGTAAATGAGTTTGCGGAACGTGACGTTTTAACTAAGGCAGCGATTGATAATGGTGGTTTATTCTACTTAATCGCTGATGACAAGATCAAAGATACTGCTTATAACACAACGCAAGAATCAATTGATGCTCAAGTTAAAGCAGGTACCTTATTTAGAGCAGATAGCTTAGAAGAGTTAGCTGAACAAATCGGTATGGATCCTGATACTTTAGTCGATACAATCAAGAAATATAATTCATATGTCGATGCAGGAAAAGATCCTGATTTTGAAAAGTCTGCCTTTAACTTAAAATGCGAGGTGGCACCATTTTATGCTACGCCAAGAAAGCCTGCTATTCATCATACAATGGGTGGTTTAAAGATTGATACTGGTGCACATGTTTTAGATAAAGATGGTAAACAAATTTCTGGTTTATATGCGGCTGGGGAAGTAGCTGGCGGAATACATGCTGGCAACCGTCTAGGAGGGAATTCTCTTGCTGATATCTTTACTTTTGGTAGAATTGCCGCAAACAGTGCTATTGATGAATTAGAAAAATAG
- the brnQ gene encoding branched-chain amino acid transport system II carrier protein, protein MREAQEKKLTTKRYLIVASMIFALFFGAGNLIFPLHLGQLAGKNWGPAAIGFSITGVVLPLLSLLAVAITRSNGVYQIGLPVGKVFALSFMTLMQLAIGPLFAAPRNATVSYTVGIAPLLPKQFHGIGLIVFTIIFFAIVYVIAYNESDILSSLGKILNPIFLILLFVVFVIAFARPLGNPEMAAPTKEYMNGAIVKGFLEGYNTMDALAGLAFGVTVVTAIKELVNNDEKKTAKMTAKSGLIAVIAIGVIYTLLIVIGAMSLGHFKIASDGGILFSELVKYYAGIFGQALLAVLIFLACLTTAVGVLAAFALDFSAHYSKISYKGWLTIGCLGSLATANLGLEKIIHWSLPVLMFLYPLAIVLIILSVCSPLFKGDMVVYKITMLLTLVPAIFDLITNLPAPISGTQFYKVVSQIRLQYLPLANIGLSWVVPTILGLVISVLIHFGRRKANKI, encoded by the coding sequence TTGAGAGAAGCGCAGGAAAAAAAGTTAACTACAAAGCGATACTTAATTGTAGCATCGATGATTTTTGCACTGTTTTTTGGTGCAGGAAACTTAATTTTCCCACTTCATTTAGGCCAGCTTGCTGGTAAAAACTGGGGACCAGCAGCAATTGGTTTTTCAATTACAGGAGTAGTCTTACCCTTACTTTCACTTCTTGCAGTTGCAATTACTCGCAGTAATGGTGTTTATCAAATTGGATTACCAGTAGGAAAGGTCTTTGCTCTTTCTTTTATGACTTTGATGCAGCTAGCAATTGGTCCTTTATTTGCAGCACCAAGAAATGCCACTGTATCTTATACTGTGGGGATTGCACCTCTTTTGCCTAAGCAATTTCATGGAATCGGTTTGATTGTCTTTACAATTATCTTTTTTGCCATAGTTTATGTGATTGCCTATAACGAGAGTGATATTCTTTCTTCTTTAGGTAAAATTCTGAATCCGATCTTTTTAATTTTACTTTTTGTTGTTTTTGTAATTGCGTTTGCTCGCCCACTTGGTAATCCTGAGATGGCTGCACCTACTAAAGAATATATGAACGGCGCGATAGTTAAGGGCTTTTTAGAGGGCTATAATACTATGGATGCTTTGGCAGGTTTAGCCTTTGGGGTAACTGTAGTAACAGCAATTAAAGAGCTAGTTAATAATGACGAAAAGAAAACTGCTAAAATGACTGCTAAGTCGGGGTTAATTGCAGTTATTGCAATTGGTGTAATCTATACTTTATTAATTGTTATTGGTGCGATGTCATTAGGGCATTTTAAAATAGCGAGTGACGGCGGTATTTTATTTTCAGAGCTCGTTAAGTATTATGCTGGTATTTTTGGACAGGCTTTGTTAGCTGTTTTAATCTTTTTAGCCTGTTTAACTACCGCAGTTGGAGTCTTAGCAGCTTTTGCCTTAGATTTCAGTGCCCACTATTCAAAGATTAGCTATAAAGGTTGGCTAACAATCGGTTGTTTAGGTTCTTTAGCTACAGCAAATTTAGGTTTAGAAAAGATCATTCACTGGTCACTTCCTGTTTTAATGTTTTTGTATCCCTTGGCTATTGTGTTAATTATTTTATCTGTATGTTCACCACTATTTAAAGGTGACATGGTAGTATACAAAATTACGATGCTTTTAACTCTAGTTCCAGCGATTTTCGATCTAATTACCAACTTGCCTGCACCAATTTCTGGAACGCAGTTTTATAAAGTAGTAAGTCAGATTCGCTTGCAATATCTACCTTTAGCTAATATTGGCTTATCTTGGGTTGTACCAACAATTTTAGGATTAGTTATCAGTGTCTTGATTCATTTTGGGCGTCGTAAAGCTAATAAAATATAG
- the ubiE gene encoding bifunctional demethylmenaquinone methyltransferase/2-methoxy-6-polyprenyl-1,4-benzoquinol methylase UbiE: MSLTNKVPEKDVHDLFTRVAPHYDQMNNLISLGTQKSWRKRFLKELKVAPGDFALDLCCGTGDITIALAKQVGPSGNVIGLDFNQEMLDLAEQKIRQQNLQKEIQLKQGDAMHLPYPDQSFDIVTIGFGLRNVPDANQVLKEIYRVLKPTGKVGVLETSQPTNPLIKLGWKSYFRLFPSFAKLLGANVSDYQYLSHTTAEFVSAQHLKEMLVKNGFKNVQVNKLNLGAGAIHVGIKK; this comes from the coding sequence ATGAGTTTAACCAATAAAGTGCCCGAAAAAGATGTGCATGATTTATTTACTCGGGTAGCGCCGCATTATGATCAGATGAATAATTTAATTAGCTTAGGTACACAAAAAAGCTGGCGCAAGAGATTTTTAAAAGAATTAAAAGTAGCACCGGGTGATTTTGCCCTAGATTTATGTTGCGGTACAGGCGATATTACGATTGCTTTGGCAAAACAAGTTGGTCCGTCAGGAAATGTAATTGGTCTTGATTTTAACCAAGAAATGCTTGATTTAGCTGAGCAGAAAATACGTCAGCAAAATTTACAAAAAGAAATTCAGTTAAAGCAAGGGGATGCAATGCATTTGCCTTACCCAGATCAGAGTTTTGATATTGTAACGATTGGTTTTGGCTTACGGAACGTTCCTGACGCAAATCAGGTCTTGAAAGAAATTTATCGAGTATTAAAGCCAACTGGTAAAGTTGGAGTATTAGAAACATCGCAGCCAACTAATCCGCTTATTAAGCTAGGGTGGAAGAGCTATTTTAGGCTGTTTCCTAGCTTTGCGAAATTACTAGGAGCCAATGTATCTGATTATCAATATTTGTCTCATACAACCGCTGAATTTGTTTCTGCGCAGCATTTAAAAGAAATGCTTGTAAAAAATGGATTTAAAAATGTGCAGGTAAATAAATTAAATCTAGGTGCGGGTGCAATTCATGTCGGAATTAAGAAGTAA
- a CDS encoding prolyl aminopeptidase encodes MKTGTKIITLDNGYHLWTNTQGEGDIHLLALHGGPGGNHEYWEDAAEQLKKQGLNVQVTMYDQLGSLYSDQPDYSDPEIAKKYLTYEYFLDEVDEVREKLGLDNFYLIGQSWGGLLVQEYAVKYGKHLKGAIISSMVDEIDEYVDSVNRRRQEVLPQTEIDFMHECEKNNDYDNQRYQDDVQILNINFVDRKQPSKLYHLKNLGGSAVYNVFQGDNEFVITGKLKDWHFRDQLKNIKVPTLITFGENETMPISTAKIMQKEIPNSRLVTTPNGGHHHMVDNPDVYYKHLADFIREVENGNFKGE; translated from the coding sequence ATGAAAACTGGTACTAAAATTATTACTTTAGACAACGGTTATCACTTGTGGACTAATACTCAAGGTGAAGGCGATATTCACTTATTAGCGCTTCATGGCGGACCTGGTGGTAATCACGAGTATTGGGAAGATGCTGCAGAGCAACTGAAGAAACAAGGATTAAATGTACAAGTTACAATGTATGATCAGTTAGGTTCATTATATTCAGATCAACCAGATTATTCTGATCCAGAAATCGCTAAAAAATATTTAACTTATGAATATTTCTTAGATGAAGTTGATGAAGTTCGTGAAAAACTTGGTCTAGATAATTTTTACTTAATTGGCCAAAGCTGGGGCGGTCTTTTAGTTCAAGAATACGCTGTTAAATATGGTAAGCACTTAAAGGGTGCAATTATTTCGTCAATGGTTGATGAAATTGATGAATATGTTGACTCAGTTAACAGAAGAAGACAAGAGGTTCTTCCACAAACTGAAATTGACTTTATGCACGAATGTGAAAAGAATAATGATTACGATAATCAACGCTATCAAGATGATGTGCAAATTTTAAATATTAATTTTGTGGATAGAAAGCAACCATCAAAGCTTTACCATTTAAAAAACTTAGGTGGCAGTGCAGTTTATAATGTCTTCCAAGGTGATAATGAATTTGTTATTACTGGTAAGCTTAAAGACTGGCATTTTAGAGATCAACTTAAGAATATTAAGGTACCAACATTAATTACTTTTGGTGAAAATGAAACAATGCCAATTTCTACTGCTAAAATTATGCAAAAAGAAATTCCAAATTCCCGTCTTGTTACTACTCCTAATGGTGGACACCATCATATGGTTGATAATCCTGACGTTTATTATAAGCACTTAGCTGACTTCATTCGTGAAGTTGAAAATGGCAATTTTAAGGGTGAATAA
- a CDS encoding PepSY domain-containing protein, which translates to MKRKISKLLAATALMGALGISVVACGNNDSTSKTKQSSVKKTAKDKASNTKNATRKSQIKLSQTEAINKFDKKYSDKKLKEIDLKLDGNKYLYEITGFDKDKEYEMTINATSGKEVKSSSEKLDLDERLQKGLDLDKVISRDQASEIAEKEVKNSTAKEWTLKMDQDKAIWDVTVESGSSKHEVEIDAISKKVIKSEKDD; encoded by the coding sequence ATGAAGAGAAAAATAAGTAAACTACTTGCAGCGACGGCTTTAATGGGGGCACTAGGAATTTCAGTAGTGGCTTGCGGCAATAATGATTCAACCAGTAAAACTAAACAGTCAAGTGTAAAGAAGACTGCTAAAGATAAGGCAAGTAATACAAAAAATGCAACAAGAAAAAGTCAGATTAAACTTAGTCAAACTGAAGCAATAAATAAGTTTGATAAAAAGTATTCTGATAAAAAATTAAAAGAAATAGATCTAAAATTAGATGGTAATAAATATCTTTATGAAATTACAGGATTTGATAAGGATAAAGAATATGAGATGACCATCAATGCCACAAGTGGAAAAGAAGTCAAATCTAGTTCCGAAAAATTAGACTTAGATGAACGTTTGCAAAAGGGACTTGATTTAGATAAAGTGATATCTCGTGATCAAGCAAGTGAAATAGCAGAAAAAGAAGTTAAAAATAGTACTGCTAAAGAATGGACTCTAAAAATGGATCAAGATAAAGCCATTTGGGATGTAACTGTTGAATCAGGTTCAAGCAAACATGAAGTAGAAATTGATGCTATTTCTAAGAAAGTTATTAAATCAGAAAAAGATGATTAA
- the bsh gene encoding choloylglycine hydrolase has translation MCTGLRFTDDQGNLYFGRNLDVGQDYGEGVIITPRNYPLPYKFLDNTTTKKAVIGMGIVVDGYPSYFDCFNEDGLGIAGLNFPHFAKFSDGPIDGKINLASYEIMLWVTQNFTKVSDVKEALKNVNLVNEAINSSFAVAPLHWIISDKDEAIIVEVSKQYGMKVFDDKLGVLTNSPDFNWHLTNLGNYTGLDPHDATAQSWNGQKVAPWGVGTGSLGLPGDSIPADRFVKAAYLNVNYPTVKGEKANVAKFFNILKSVAMIKGSVVNKLGSDEYTVYTACYSAATKTYYCNFENDFELKTYKLDDETMNADKLITY, from the coding sequence ATGTGTACTGGTTTAAGATTTACAGATGATCAAGGAAATCTCTACTTTGGACGTAACTTAGATGTTGGACAAGATTATGGTGAAGGTGTAATTATCACACCACGCAACTATCCTCTTCCATATAAGTTTTTAGATAATACGACTACTAAAAAAGCCGTTATCGGTATGGGAATTGTAGTTGATGGCTATCCTTCTTACTTTGACTGTTTCAATGAAGATGGTTTAGGAATTGCTGGTCTAAACTTCCCACATTTTGCCAAATTTAGCGATGGACCAATTGATGGAAAAATCAATTTAGCTTCTTACGAAATTATGCTCTGGGTTACTCAAAACTTCACTAAAGTTAGCGATGTGAAAGAAGCTTTAAAGAACGTTAACTTAGTTAATGAAGCTATTAATTCATCATTTGCAGTTGCTCCTCTTCACTGGATTATTAGTGACAAGGATGAAGCTATCATTGTTGAAGTTTCAAAGCAATACGGAATGAAAGTCTTTGATGATAAGCTTGGCGTTTTAACTAACAGTCCAGACTTTAACTGGCATCTTACTAACCTTGGCAACTATACTGGTTTAGATCCACATGATGCTACAGCTCAAAGCTGGAACGGTCAAAAAGTTGCTCCATGGGGCGTTGGCACTGGCAGCTTAGGTTTACCAGGTGATAGCATTCCAGCAGATCGCTTTGTTAAAGCAGCTTACTTAAATGTTAATTACCCAACTGTTAAGGGTGAAAAAGCTAACGTGGCTAAGTTCTTTAACATCTTAAAGTCTGTTGCGATGATTAAGGGTAGCGTAGTTAACAAACTGGGTAGCGATGAATACACTGTCTACACCGCTTGCTACTCTGCTGCTACTAAGACTTATTACTGCAACTTTGAAAATGATTTTGAATTAAAGACTTATAAGTTAGACGATGAAACGATGAACGCTGACAAGCTAATCACCTATTAA
- a CDS encoding conjugated bile salt MFS transporter — MSTDVATKDKVVSKGYKYFMVFLCMLTQAIPYGIAQNIQPLFIHPLVNTFHFTLASYTLIFTFGAVFASVASPFIGKALEKVNFRLMYLIGIGLSVIAYVIFGISTKLPGFYIAAIICMIGSTFYSGQGVPWVINHWFPAKGRGAALGIAFCGGSIGNIFLQPATQAILKHFMTGNTKTGHLTSMAPFFIFAVALLVIGIVIACFIRTPKKDEIVVSDAELAESKKEAELAKAKEFKGWTSKQVLQMKWFWIFSLGFLIIGLGLASLNEDYAAFLDTKLSLTDVGLIGSMYGVGCLIGNVSGGFLFDKFGTAKSMTYAGCMYVLSILMMVLISFQPYGAHVSKIAGVAYAIFCGLAVFSYMSGPAFMAKDLFGSRDQGVMLGYVGLAYAIGYAIGAPLFGIIKGKASFTVAWYFMIAFVAIGFIILVFAVIQIKRSQKKYIIQQEAKTTAK, encoded by the coding sequence ATGTCTACTGATGTCGCTACTAAAGATAAAGTCGTTAGCAAAGGCTATAAATATTTTATGGTTTTCCTTTGTATGTTAACCCAAGCCATTCCTTATGGGATTGCTCAAAATATTCAACCTTTGTTTATCCACCCGTTAGTTAATACTTTTCACTTTACCTTAGCATCGTATACATTAATCTTTACGTTTGGGGCAGTTTTTGCTTCAGTTGCTTCGCCATTTATTGGTAAAGCATTAGAGAAAGTTAATTTCAGACTTATGTATTTAATCGGTATTGGGCTTTCTGTTATTGCCTATGTAATCTTTGGAATTAGCACAAAACTGCCAGGATTCTATATTGCTGCTATCATTTGTATGATCGGTTCAACTTTTTATTCCGGCCAAGGTGTTCCTTGGGTTATTAACCACTGGTTCCCTGCAAAAGGACGTGGAGCTGCTTTAGGAATTGCTTTCTGCGGTGGTTCGATTGGTAATATTTTCTTACAACCTGCAACGCAAGCTATTTTAAAGCACTTTATGACTGGTAACACTAAGACAGGTCACTTGACCTCAATGGCACCATTTTTCATCTTCGCAGTTGCTCTATTAGTAATTGGTATAGTTATTGCTTGCTTTATTAGAACTCCTAAGAAAGATGAAATCGTCGTTTCTGATGCTGAATTAGCTGAAAGCAAAAAAGAAGCAGAATTGGCCAAGGCGAAAGAATTTAAGGGCTGGACTAGTAAACAAGTTCTACAAATGAAATGGTTCTGGATTTTCAGTCTTGGTTTTCTAATTATTGGCTTAGGCCTAGCTTCCTTAAATGAAGATTATGCGGCCTTTCTTGATACTAAGCTTTCACTAACAGATGTTGGCCTCATTGGATCAATGTACGGTGTTGGTTGTTTAATTGGAAATGTTTCCGGTGGCTTCTTATTTGATAAATTTGGTACTGCCAAATCAATGACTTATGCCGGCTGCATGTATGTTTTATCCATCTTAATGATGGTTTTGATCAGTTTTCAACCTTATGGTGCTCACGTAAGTAAAATCGCAGGTGTTGCTTATGCTATTTTCTGTGGTTTAGCTGTATTTAGCTACATGTCTGGTCCTGCATTTATGGCCAAGGATCTCTTTGGTTCAAGAGATCAAGGTGTAATGCTAGGATATGTGGGTTTAGCTTATGCAATTGGATATGCTATTGGTGCTCCATTATTCGGAATTATTAAAGGAAAAGCCAGCTTTACAGTTGCTTGGTACTTCATGATTGCCTTTGTAGCAATTGGTTTCATCATCTTAGTATTTGCCGTTATTCAAATTAAGAGAAGTCAAAAGAAATACATCATTCAGCAAGAAGCTAAAACTACTGCTAAATAG